In Aureibaculum algae, the following are encoded in one genomic region:
- a CDS encoding TolC family protein has product MKNIALILLILFTIPMLAQEEISLEKCYNLVTTNYPLAKQHELLAKQNSLDIETIKTEKLPSIDLAGQATYQSDVIEFPFSIPNITVEPLNKDQYKASLNVNQLIYAGGIVNATIDLKKANLKTQQKEVAVSLYSLKNKINQVYFSIILLQEKTALLTSKIKQLEAKLKEIKAGIKYGIILPASDQVLEAEILKIEQQMLETDLNRTSLIATLSSLIGKDLDNTIKLEKPSYNLDFNSTIQRPELNLFELRKEQINKTEVLTKKQKAPKLVGFAQGGYGNPGLNMLDNSFQSYYIVGLKLNWNVFDWNANKKQRQSIKINKDIIDTTSEVFKLNTTIELEQQKSEIEKITTFIATDQTIIELRKKVLATAASQLKQGVITSSAYITELTNLYEAENNLSTHQTLLLMSKANYQVTKGL; this is encoded by the coding sequence ATGAAAAACATAGCACTCATTTTACTTATACTATTCACTATTCCAATGTTAGCACAGGAAGAAATTTCTCTTGAAAAGTGTTATAATTTGGTGACTACGAATTATCCATTAGCAAAACAACATGAGTTATTGGCCAAACAAAACTCATTAGACATTGAAACCATTAAAACAGAAAAACTTCCTTCAATTGATTTAGCTGGACAAGCTACGTACCAATCTGACGTCATTGAATTCCCATTTTCAATTCCAAACATCACCGTTGAACCCTTAAACAAAGATCAATACAAAGCCTCGTTAAACGTAAATCAATTAATTTATGCAGGTGGTATTGTAAATGCTACCATAGACTTAAAAAAAGCAAATCTAAAAACCCAACAAAAAGAAGTAGCTGTCAGTTTATATTCCTTAAAAAATAAAATAAACCAAGTCTACTTTTCCATTATCCTCTTACAGGAAAAAACAGCATTACTCACCTCCAAAATAAAACAATTAGAAGCCAAATTAAAAGAAATAAAAGCAGGAATTAAATACGGAATTATATTGCCTGCCTCCGACCAAGTTCTTGAAGCTGAAATTTTAAAAATTGAACAACAGATGCTTGAAACTGATCTCAACCGGACTTCATTAATTGCTACTTTATCATCATTAATTGGTAAGGACCTGGATAACACTATCAAATTAGAAAAACCATCTTACAACTTGGATTTTAATTCAACTATTCAAAGACCAGAGTTAAATCTTTTTGAGCTTAGAAAAGAACAAATCAATAAAACAGAAGTACTTACCAAGAAACAAAAAGCCCCAAAATTAGTTGGCTTCGCTCAAGGCGGATATGGAAACCCAGGCTTAAACATGCTTGACAATTCTTTTCAATCGTATTATATCGTTGGACTAAAACTAAATTGGAATGTATTTGATTGGAATGCCAATAAAAAACAAAGACAATCCATAAAAATCAATAAAGATATAATTGACACTACTTCCGAAGTTTTTAAACTAAACACCACTATTGAATTGGAACAACAAAAATCAGAAATTGAAAAAATAACCACTTTTATAGCTACCGATCAAACTATTATTGAATTACGTAAAAAGGTTTTAGCAACAGCAGCGTCTCAATTAAAACAAGGCGTAATAACCTCGTCTGCCTATATAACCGAACTGACCAATTTATACGAGGCAGAAAATAACTTAAGTACACATCAAACATTATTGTTAATGTCAAAAGCGAATTATCAGGTTACAAAAGGTTTATAG